The following coding sequences lie in one Methanohalophilus levihalophilus genomic window:
- a CDS encoding phasin family protein, whose protein sequence is MGDPVDYMKKLGLFGIGIYAMTEEKIDEYVKELIESGEINREEGKKYVQELIDRKNEQQEDLEEKISSKVKETFGKTEIASKEEIKALEDKIAKLEEMLAEALKKDE, encoded by the coding sequence ATGGGAGACCCTGTGGATTACATGAAGAAATTAGGACTTTTTGGTATCGGTATTTATGCAATGACTGAAGAGAAGATTGACGAATATGTCAAGGAATTGATTGAAAGCGGGGAAATAAACCGGGAAGAGGGGAAGAAGTACGTACAAGAGCTCATCGATAGAAAGAATGAGCAGCAGGAAGATCTCGAAGAAAAGATCTCTTCCAAAGTAAAGGAGACTTTCGGAAAGACCGAAATTGCTTCTAAGGAAGAAATCAAGGCCCTTGAAGACAAGATCGCCAAACTCGAAGAGATGCTTGCAGAAGCATTAAAGAAAGACGAATAA
- a CDS encoding ATP-binding cassette domain-containing protein — translation MLKIQDISKSYDTSSGKKKVLDGINFTVNDGEILGITGKSGCGKSTLLRILRGVESFDNGSIELDGQEVNPASGIEGAKFLQHNSAIHFQRNFSLWAGPAIENILRKLNYHRRGYDGLPEPDSPYYDEMYEEALVFLRLVGLEEKALHFSQALSGGEKQRLILARQLAARPRLLLLDEPVTMTGPDTKQEIMDVIKQLKDHLSIPIIVVSHLPEVHRYLADRLIYIDEGKVAEEGDPDAVVRHFLTGLPPKVDLSTPDDTKPCITAKDISKRYYLLRVGEVLNLENISFSINEGEIVSLIGPSGGGKTTILRILEGLIPPKEGQVLYSHEDDWVDLTVYSQKRMDILRKISIMHQEFTLSPHSTIGQQIGFRLALKRRGAIEEARQKAIDLGISDEMLDTIYRLPDMGEDEKQDSLSKMGLGVDIYGKLFPYPVDMNMHEYAEPVFEALDLPLEILDKRPDEISGGEHVRAYIAVSLATSPEILMMDEPFGDLDPVTLRDVTNSLKNINKKLGTTIVLVSHHMDFVREVAHRAILVRNNHIEADGDAREVCDTFIKSSNATYLDEGLEEILSE, via the coding sequence TTTGACAACGGTTCAATCGAACTTGACGGGCAGGAAGTAAACCCTGCTTCAGGTATTGAGGGTGCAAAATTCCTGCAACACAATTCTGCTATCCATTTCCAGCGCAATTTCAGTCTCTGGGCAGGTCCTGCAATTGAAAATATCTTGAGGAAATTAAATTACCACAGGCGCGGGTACGACGGCTTACCTGAACCTGATTCACCTTACTATGATGAAATGTATGAAGAAGCCCTCGTATTTCTGAGACTTGTGGGTCTTGAGGAGAAAGCCCTCCATTTCTCACAGGCACTAAGCGGTGGGGAAAAACAACGCCTTATTCTTGCAAGACAACTTGCAGCCCGACCAAGGCTCCTGCTTCTTGATGAACCTGTAACCATGACAGGTCCCGATACAAAGCAGGAAATCATGGATGTTATCAAACAATTGAAAGATCATCTTTCCATCCCGATTATTGTAGTTTCACATTTGCCGGAAGTTCACCGGTATCTTGCTGACAGGCTCATTTATATTGATGAAGGCAAGGTTGCAGAAGAAGGAGATCCTGATGCAGTTGTCAGGCATTTCCTTACAGGTTTGCCTCCCAAAGTTGATCTTTCAACACCGGATGATACTAAACCTTGCATCACTGCAAAGGATATATCAAAACGCTATTATCTTCTGAGAGTTGGGGAAGTACTCAATCTGGAAAATATTTCATTTTCCATTAACGAAGGTGAAATTGTTTCCTTAATAGGTCCTTCAGGAGGTGGAAAAACCACTATTTTACGAATTCTTGAAGGTTTGATTCCTCCTAAAGAAGGACAGGTACTCTATTCCCATGAAGACGATTGGGTCGATCTTACCGTGTACAGCCAGAAAAGAATGGATATACTTCGCAAAATAAGCATAATGCATCAGGAATTTACTTTGTCTCCTCATTCCACCATTGGGCAGCAAATCGGCTTCAGGTTAGCACTCAAACGCAGGGGTGCCATAGAGGAAGCCCGGCAGAAGGCTATTGATCTTGGAATCTCGGATGAGATGCTGGACACAATTTACCGCCTCCCTGACATGGGTGAGGATGAGAAGCAGGATTCACTTTCCAAAATGGGACTGGGTGTGGATATCTATGGAAAACTGTTCCCCTATCCTGTGGATATGAACATGCATGAATACGCAGAACCTGTTTTTGAAGCCCTTGATTTACCGCTTGAAATCCTAGACAAGAGACCGGATGAAATAAGCGGCGGGGAACATGTTCGCGCCTACATTGCAGTATCTCTTGCCACTTCTCCTGAAATCCTGATGATGGACGAACCCTTTGGCGACCTTGATCCGGTAACTCTCAGGGATGTTACCAATTCCCTGAAAAACATTAACAAGAAGTTAGGCACAACCATTGTCCTTGTCAGCCATCACATGGATTTTGTAAGGGAAGTAGCCCACAGGGCTATCCTTGTCCGCAATAATCACATTGAAGCGGATGGAGATGCCAGAGAAGTCTGTGATACATTCATCAAATCTTCCAACGCCACGTATCTTGATGAGGGTCTGGAAGAAATCCTTTCTGAGTAA